In Triticum aestivum cultivar Chinese Spring chromosome 5B, IWGSC CS RefSeq v2.1, whole genome shotgun sequence, the following proteins share a genomic window:
- the LOC123116614 gene encoding dehydration-responsive element-binding protein 1H-like translates to MGMGLEIPSSSLSSSNENAPGRASAAKRPAGRTKFRETRHPVYRGVRRRGNAERWVCEVRVPGKRGARLWLGTYATAEIAARANDAAMLALGGRSAARLNFPDSAWLLAVPSAHSDLADVRRAAVEAVADLQRREAAGGSITATAAEEASCGAPAESSSESDDAGSSETSKPSAHGDFAVPGGMDIEMFSRHDLFPEMDLGSYYASLAEALLMDPPPVATGTGAYWDNGECGEAEGATEFALWS, encoded by the coding sequence ATGGGCATGGGCCTTGAGATCCCGAGCTCCTCCCTCTCCTCTTCCAACGAGAACGCGCCGGGGCGGGCGTCGGCGGCCAAGCGCCCGGCGGGGCGCACCAAGTTCCGCGAGACAAGGCACCCGGTGTATCGCGGCGTGCGGCGCCGGGGCAACGCGGAACGGTGGGTCTGCGAGGTGCGCGTCCCCGGCAAGCGCGGCGCGAGGCTCTGGCTCGGGACGTACGCCACGGCTGAGATCGCAGCGCGCGCGAACGACGCCGCCATGCTTGCCCTGGGCGGCCGCTCCGCCGCGCGCCTCAACTTCCCGGACTCCGCGTGGCTGCTCGCCGTGCCGTCCGCGCACTCCGATCTCGCCGACGTCCGGCGCGCGGCGGTCGAGGCCGTCGCTGATTTGCAGCGACGGGAGGCTGCCGGTGGGTCcatcaccgccaccgccgccgaggaGGCCTCCTGTGGCGCTCCTGCAGAATCGTCGTCTGAGTCTGACGATGCCGGTTCGTCGGAGACGTCGAAACCTTCCGCCCATGGAGACTTCGCGGTGCCGGGCGGAATGGACATCGAAATGTTCAGTAGGCATGACTTGTTCCCGGAAATGGACTTGGGCTCGTACTACGCGAGCCTCGCGGAGGCGCTGCTCATGGACCCGCCTCCGGTGGCGACCGGCACCGGCGCGTACTGGGATAACGGAGAGTGCGGCGAGGCCGAGGGGGCAACTGAGTTCGCGCTCTGGAGCTAG